A single window of Eucalyptus grandis isolate ANBG69807.140 chromosome 1, ASM1654582v1, whole genome shotgun sequence DNA harbors:
- the LOC104453506 gene encoding cationic peroxidase 1-like produces MGASLLRLHFHDCFVNGCDASVLLDDTANFTGEKNAGPNANSLRGFNVIDTIKSQLESACPGIVSCADLLTVAARDSVVAISGPSWTVPLGRRDSTTASQSAANSNIPAPTLSLSGLITAFSNKGFTAKEMVALSGSHTIGQARCTTFRTRLYNENNINATFATSLKANCPSSGGDNNLSPLDTTSPTSFDNAYFKNLQIQKGLLHSDQQLFSGGSTDAQVNAYSSNSATFMTDFANAMVKMGNLSPLTGSSGQIRKNCGKVN; encoded by the exons ATGGGCGCATCGCTGCTCCGCCTTCACTTCCACGATTGCTTCGTTAAT ggATGCGACGCATCTGTTCTATTGGACGACACCGCGAACTTCACTGGGGAGAAGAATGCTGGCCCAAATGCTAATTCCTTACGGGGATTCAACGTGATTGACACAATCAAGTCCCAATTGGAGAGTGCATGCCCCGGCATCGTGTCCTGTGCTGATCTCTTGACCGTGGCTGCCCGAGATTCTGTCGTCGCTATAA GTGGCCCAAGTTGGACAGTCCCGCTAGGAAGAAGAGACTCAACCACTGCAAGCCAAAGTGCTGCTAATAGCAACATCCCTGCCCCGACTTTGAGCCTTAGTGGCCTCATCACTGCCTTCTCTAACAAAGGTTTCACTGCCAAAGAAATGGTGGCACTCTCAG GGTCGCACACGATAGGCCAAGCCCGATGCACAACTTTCCGGACCCGTCTTTACAACGAGAACAACATCAACGCCACGTTCGCAACCTCGCTCAAGGCGAACTGCCCAAGCTCCGGAGGTGACAACAATCTCTCTCCCCTAGACACCACGAGCCCGACGTCCTTCGACAATGCCTACTTTAAGAACTTGCAAATCCAAAAAGGTCTTCTTCACTCGGACCAGCAATTGTTTAGTGGTGGTTCCACAGACGCTCAAGTGAACGCTTATAGCAGCAATTCAGCTACTTTCATGACAGATTTTGCTAACGCCATGGTGAAGATGGGTAACCTCAGCCCGCTCACCGGCTCAAGCGGTCAGATTAGGAAGAACTGCGGGAAAGTCAACTAA